gagagaagaggacacTGAAAAGGGATGCAGAGATGAAGGGGCGTTTTCCCACCTTCGACCAATGAGCACAGAAAAAAATGCGCAGGGCGCGGGCTCAGGATGGAGCAGTAGGTTTCTCTTCCCACACCACTCCCCTTTTTGCGTATGtctatgtatgtgtgtgggagcAACATACATACATAGACAGCTTTTGATGCCTGCTTTTCTCTCCGTGGCAACGCACGACGTGACAAGGTGGCAGGGGTACGTGCCTCACACCACTTGTCTCGACGCCTCTGCTCGCCctactctctctttctcctttttgtgtgtctctAATGctgactgcggcggcgcagcacgatTCGGCGGTccagaggagagagcaagaggcaGAGAACACGCTGATAGGTAGCCCATAATAGGggttttttggggggggacAAAGTCCAGAAAAAAACGGCACGGGCGTAtgagagcgagggaaagCAGTAGAGAGGAACAAGGGCAGGATAAGGAAAGAGTGGACCGGTATGCAGTACGCCAAGAGATGAAGCaaaggggtggagagaagccCCTTTTGGTTTGCTTCGACGCATTCAAAGGTCAAGGGTAAATGTATTCGAGATCAGTACTGCCGTGTGCCGTGGAGGGGTCAAGTGGAAAACAAGCATACCCTTTCATTGACGCGCACTCACGTGTGCACAAGCATTGCTGCACCACGCACTGAAGGATGCCTCCACATCTAGACGACCAGCAACACAGCAGCTGGGCAGTCGGGATAGCCTGAGCCACTGCAAAGCTGACAACGGCAACTGTCAGGCACACCCCGTCGTATTTCGATTGAGTAATTCTTTTTTAGGCTTTCCACAAAAGAAAATAAGACGAAAGAAAAACTGTGCGAGGAAGCTGAGCTCCAATGAAGCGAAACAGTGCAGAATAGTGAAGAGGCTGTgtcagggagagagggagaagagcaaaTGTGCTCatgctcacacacacacacacacacacaccaccaccacctcctcctcggcaccCCTCAGATTCACCCATGCGTGCCACTTGGTTCTCTGAACCACTTGTTTTGATTCAATTGGGGTCCTAGCAAGATTCACAGGCACGACGGAAGAGCGCCGTTCCCTACAACTGTCTAATAGAAGAAGCCGAGCACCTTACCACCAGTGTTGCGGGAGCGGGCCTCCTCGTGGTCCATGATGCCGAGCGAGGTTGTCAGCACGACAAAGCCGAACTGACGGGAGGGCAGGATGTTCTTCATCCACTTCTCGTAGTCCGTGGTGGCGCAGTCGAAGCGCGGGCAGATGGCGCCGCACTTGTTCAGGCGGCCATTCAGGTTCACGACGATCTTGCCAGCGCGATGGTCGTCGATGATCTCGAACTCGCCAATGTAGCCGTGCTTCTGCATCACCTGCAGGaacttcaccaccaccttggaggaggggcggaTGAGCACCTGGCGCTTGCCACGGCGCTCCGCGCTCGCAATGGTGCGAAGCGCGTTCGCAAGAACGCTCATCATTGTCATCTTTGCTATAGACTGCACACAAGCAAAtgggagaaaaggaaaagtcACCCCCTCCGAATCAGAAATCAGTTTTGTGGGAAGTGCAGAGAGCAAACACGTACGCCCGGGTGAGTACCAGACAGGTGCGCACATACATGTTGGAGCACATACAACATAAGGCAAGGCGGTTTGAGATAAACGAACGTTGGGGTGGTTATGGTGAGCCCAGATGGCAtacaaggagaaaaaaaaacgtgtGCAAGATGAGGCGTGGAGTGCAGTGATAAGATCAGCGCTGTTGATTCTCTGAGAAGCCTCGGTATCATGTGAAGAATCAGCATCGTCAGATGCGACTACGAGGAAGACAAATATAAGAGGGAAGGCGCACGAGCTTCAGTGCAGAGCCAAACCCCTTGATGGGGCACGACctatccccctcctcgctgagGTACAGCTCTCCCTCTTTAGAGAACTCCGTTTTTGTGTCTTACGTCTAAAATGACGGAGCACGGGTAAAACGGACGCACGCCATTTGCACCCATGCCGATGTTACTTGCGTGAGGTGGAATGGGGAGAGAGCCAGCATGAATCAGATGTGCAGACACGAAGGTTATCACCAGGCGTCTATGTCCTTCGGGTGAGGTGAGTGTTAGCTACTTTATAGCATCCCCCTGGGATGCAACGCGGTACTCCATTCCCATTTACTTACAGGGGTGAACACTCCAAGGAGTTTGTGAAACTGACGCCCCATGGCAAAACACATGGGGCAAAATACTCATACACAAATGCTCACACACGAACAGCTAAGCACAAGTCGGAGAAGACCAGGAaggagtggaggagaagagatcAACAGGCTTCTGTCAAGGTGTACGAGAGCGACCGAGTCAGACAAAAAAATCGTGACAGTCGGGAGAATCAAGCGAGCAACAGTCCACTACACAAGCCATCCTTTCACTGAAGCAAAGCATCAGTAGAAGCGCTCCATTTTGGCAACGGAAATGAACGCGCTCGCTTCCTTTCGAGACGGAGCGGGGCAAGCAATTCTGCCCCCAGATGGCACGGAGGAAGGGAACGCAACCGCGACGCACGCTTTCAGGGTCGGGGGCGACGGCACAGCGCCATTGCAGATGGCAGCAGtgtctgcgctgcgcagTGGTGGGGATAAAGAAAGAGTTTGCTCGAGCGCTTTCGCTGGTTGCTGCTGATTCGGCGACGCCTCTGCTGACGGTATGGTCGCTGATGGCAGTTTCCCTTCAACCACTGAGCCTGTAACTGATTGAGGCATCTCTGCTGGCACTGCAGAAGGTGCAGTAGAGGTATCTGTAGCGCACGCAGTGGGCGCATGAACTATGGGGGATGAGAGAGTCGCTGTCTCCACTGTtggtggcgatggtgaaTTGGAACTgcggaagaagggaagagagcggacgcagcacagcggcCGCGCCTCGTCTGCTACAGACGTTGTCACCTTGGCTTCTGCAACCGGGGAATCGCTGTTGCTTTGAATCACTGGAGTAATGGCGCCGGGAGAGCGGTGAGAGagccagctgctgcccgtTTCTCTTAACGCCACAACCGATCTAGAGTACatcgaagagagggaaaggctTTGCTTTGAGGGCCGCATCCCTAGTGACAGGGAAGTGGGCACAAAGCAACTTCGCGAACCCAGAAGCCCCGTGCACGCGAGCGGATGCGGGGGATCCGACGGGTGCACAGACGTCATCCGCGTATTTGAGGTGCGGGTGTCGTCGCTGGCAATGTCATCCACCACAGCTTTCCCAACTGTGT
This Leishmania panamensis strain MHOM/PA/94/PSC-1 chromosome 29 sequence DNA region includes the following protein-coding sequences:
- a CDS encoding 40S ribosomal protein S15a (TriTrypDB/GeneDB-style sysID: LpmP.29.1800), producing the protein MTMMSVLANALRTIASAERRGKRQVLIRPSSKVVVKFLQVMQKHGYIGEFEIIDDHRAGKIVVNLNGRLNKCGAICPRFDCATTDYEKWMKNILPSRQFGFVVLTTSLGIMDHEEARSRNTGGKVLGFFY
- a CDS encoding hypothetical protein (TriTrypDB/GeneDB-style sysID: LpmP.29.1810), whose protein sequence is MLCLNGLHQRTEDAPDVTLEDIQNVLAALDKVVWREGTFSLTSEKLLTTIADSDRDIKHDSSTSPPCTSSQPDPPHLAASHTSLHETTSMIDTRRAPEIPAPRSSIPGSIQAPSVAQPSSAHAPLVTSVSSSTCDSNGKTHSTPNPNLSTATASMDTVGKAVVDDIASDDTRTSNTRMTSVHPSDPPHPLACTGLLGSRSCFVPTSLSLGMRPSKQSLSLSSMYSRSVVALRETGSSWLSHRSPGAITPVIQSNSDSPVAEAKVTTSVADEARPLCCVRSLPFFRSSNSPSPPTVETATLSSPIVHAPTACATDTSTAPSAVPAEMPQSVTGSVVEGKLPSATIPSAEASPNQQQPAKALEQTLSLSPPLRSADTAAICNGAVPSPPTLKACVAVAFPSSVPSGGRIACPAPSRKEASAFISVAKMERFY